From Antechinus flavipes isolate AdamAnt ecotype Samford, QLD, Australia chromosome 1, AdamAnt_v2, whole genome shotgun sequence:
CATCCAGAATGCCATTTCAGATTTTTATGATGAACTATGGGGAGGAAAAGGCTTATTCAGGGAAGAATGGAACCAACAGGCCAGGCTTCAAGAAATGACACAAACCCCAAATTCTTAGCACGAGCAACAATCAATAAGTCACCAACCTTCTGCCTACAAAGTGGTTCCTTCTTACTCTCTTCAGCTTTCGCTTCTTGCTGTGCTGCATCTTTGGGTGTGTTTACTGCTAAAACATCATTTATTGTAGATCCAACCACCATAATCTTGGCACCACTGGTTACTTTGATTTCCCGTAATGTTTTCTCCTCAGGTAGAAGTCCCTTAAACATAACTTTCTGCATGGCAGGTGGTAAGCCTTAAGTATGGGAGAGAGGAATAAAATCAAGGGTGAATTTATTTGGCTCTATCCaatttaattaagatttttttgggggtggtggtggtggtggaaggGAGCCTAACCTGGTGATTCCATTTCTTTAGACAATTCCCTCCACCCATAAGATTGGCATTTGGgggacacagtggataaagtgttggaCTCAAAAATCAATAAACTCTAGGTACGAATCCTTCCTTACATAGTAATGAGCTGTGCAATGCAGGGTTAATTACTTAATGTCTCTAAGCCTAAATTTCCTTCTaaataaaatgaggattaaaaaaaaaatgtacctacTTCATGGggtttggggaagaaaagaatattcatTGAAACAAtccttataaagtgttttgtaaaccttaaaaccaGCTTTAAAAAGtgaactataattattattagcaaAGGTTACTTGTTTTAGAACAGGGATTCATAACTTTTTCATAACCTTATCCTTGATTCCTGACTGATGGGTGAAACCTACAAAACTCCTTCttagagagaaaataattctttgcagaatgtttttaaatgcacaaaacaaaaacacaaaattacTACacaaaccaattatgttgaaataaagaCACATATAGACATACAGATAAACATATATAGCTTAGTATACAAACATACCCTCATGCACAGACACActgtacacacacaaacatttacCATGGGGTTTTTGCCATCCTGAAACCTAGTCCCAGACCcctagtttaagaagctttgcccaCAGCAGGGACAGGGAGTTTTTTTACCCTGGAGACAGTTAGGGAGCACAGCTAATCTAGAGTCAGGCAGACCTAAGTTCAAACTTGACCTTGGATACTTCCCTGCAGCATGGcattgggcaagtaatttaacctctctctcagccagtttttccatctgtaaaatgggcaacATAATAACAACTCCTTCCCTGGGCTGTCACGAGGATcgaatgagatatctgtaaagttctttgcaaactttaaagctgcTACATAAGCTCGATGGCTCCGGTTACTGATAAGCTCCAAGGGCAGCTACATCGTCCACTGGTCAAGCTGCTCCCCCTCCCATCAGGACACCTACCTGTAATGGAGTGGATCTTTCGCTTCAGCTCGGCCCCTGTGCTGTCCAGAGGCACTCGCACGTCGTATTTGTTCTTGTTCCAAATGATCTTCAGATCTACTAGCTCCTTCTCCGTGTCGGCGTCGTCGCCGTTGCTGACCGAGGCCTGGGCGCTGGCTATGCCCCCCTGCGTCGGGTCTGCCTGCAGGTTGCCCTTGGCCGTCGCGGCCGCGGCCGAGGACGAAGACGAGGAGCACAACGAGGTCTCAGCCTCAGCGTCCACGCAGTTGAGCTGCAGCTTCTGGGCATCCGTTTCCATGCCGGGCTCCTCGACTtctaaacacaaaacaaaacccacGGGAGTGCGAGATGGGGGCGGCGGCGACCCTGGCCTTCTGCGACTCCTCGGGGGGACGGACGCTGGGCGCCGAAGCTAGAGGCGGCGGCGGTGGCAGCATTTTGGGGCCCGACGCGCGGGGCGGTGCGGGACAGCGAGCCGGACgctgggggaggggcggggccgACCCCCAGCCGCGCCTTCCCTCTGCTCGGCGCAGCCCCGGGACGCCAGCCCGTGCCCCGGCTCGGGCTCCAGGGCAGGCCCCTCGAGGGGAACCCGCAGCGCCGGCCCCGGCCCCCTCCCTCGCGGACAGGCGGCCCGCCCGCTCCACTCGCT
This genomic window contains:
- the UBFD1 gene encoding ubiquitin domain-containing protein UBFD1; its protein translation is MAAAGAPDEVEEPGMETDAQKLQLNCVDAEAETSLCSSSSSSAAAATAKGNLQADPTQGGIASAQASVSNGDDADTEKELVDLKIIWNKNKYDVRVPLDSTGAELKRKIHSITGLPPAMQKVMFKGLLPEEKTLREIKVTSGAKIMVVGSTINDVLAVNTPKDAAQQEAKAEESKKEPLCRQKQHRKVLDKGKPEDVMPSVKGAQERLPTVPLSGMYNKTGGKVRLTFKLEQDQLWIGTKERTEKLPMGSIKNVVSEPIEGHEDYHMMAFQLGPTEASYYWVYWVPTQYVDAIKDTVLGKWQYF